The Geoglobus acetivorans genome window below encodes:
- a CDS encoding nascent polypeptide-associated complex protein — protein MMPMNPKQMKKMMKQMGIEMDEIEAEEVIIVTKGEEWIFKNPSVVRITAKGVETFQISGSYEVKERIVISEDDIKLIMEQAGVSEEEAREALEEAKGDIAEALLKLTEE, from the coding sequence ATGATGCCAATGAACCCCAAGCAAATGAAGAAGATGATGAAGCAGATGGGAATAGAAATGGATGAGATTGAAGCTGAAGAAGTGATCATAGTGACCAAGGGAGAAGAATGGATATTCAAAAACCCATCCGTGGTTAGAATTACTGCAAAAGGCGTCGAAACGTTCCAGATTTCAGGGAGTTATGAAGTTAAAGAGAGAATAGTCATAAGCGAAGACGACATAAAGCTCATCATGGAACAGGCCGGTGTGAGCGAGGAAGAGGCGAGGGAAGCTCTTGAAGAGGCAAAAGGAGACATAGCCGAAGCTTTACTGAAGCTGACAGAAGAATGA